The Planctomycetaceae bacterium genome has a segment encoding these proteins:
- a CDS encoding UvrD-helicase domain-containing protein — MTVDLLSNLNDAQFQAVTHVDGPLLVLAGAGSGKTRVITHRVAYIIDQGVDPRSVLAITFTNKAAGEMRDRVAALGVPYGATVSTFHALCARLLREFAAYAGVSNNYTIYDRDDQLRIVKQAMEKASCDVERYTPGAIHSVISNAKNALQAPSVVAAEAGANRFRKAAADVYAQYESLLAENNALDFDDLLMRMAFVLRDNPQVRQTLSDRYRYVLIDEYQDTNHAQYLLADAIAKPHGNICVTGDPDQSIYAWRGADINNILEFERDYPQALVVRLEENYRSTAPILAAASRLIAHNHQRKKKELFTRRGGGADVHVLSTDDEHAEAREIVKRVRGAIDAGRSGGDIAVFYRVNSLSRVLEDAMMKAAVPYRVARGVEFYNRKEIKDVLAYLRLLVNPADDLSCLRVINIPARRIGTTTIDRLAEMAATRNLSLIDACRLADQAGLQQPTAARVRAFAALIDELTAAIDQPVADVVRDVITRSGLEAMLHEGQEETAQARSNVGELISAAAEFDSVSEGGGLSDYLHQVALVSDVDRLDESGGAVTLMTLHAAKGLEFPVVFIAGCEEGLLPFQRMEKVAGMGMESALNVVDLEEERRLAFVGMTRAKEELYLSHAVQRMVRGMTSRQVPSPFLGELSGPSVTHDDLTTPPDLQPRRPSRGGYYDDVENRRRIEAFSDDQDSRGYEEDADETGHGEGFPPEYEFLQSGSLVRHPKFGVGRVVQIKQPWPETRAIIDFQTFGRKTIVLRVVPLKVL; from the coding sequence GTGACGGTGGACCTTCTGAGCAATCTCAACGACGCCCAGTTTCAGGCTGTCACGCACGTGGACGGGCCGCTGCTGGTGCTGGCCGGCGCGGGCTCGGGCAAGACGCGCGTTATCACGCACCGCGTGGCGTATATCATCGACCAGGGCGTCGATCCGCGCAGCGTGCTGGCGATCACCTTCACCAATAAGGCCGCCGGCGAGATGCGCGACCGCGTGGCCGCCCTGGGCGTGCCCTACGGGGCGACGGTCTCGACGTTCCATGCCCTCTGCGCGCGGCTGCTGCGGGAGTTCGCCGCCTACGCCGGCGTCAGCAACAACTACACCATCTACGACCGCGACGACCAGCTCCGCATCGTCAAGCAGGCGATGGAAAAGGCCTCCTGCGACGTCGAACGCTATACGCCGGGCGCCATCCACTCCGTCATCTCCAACGCCAAGAACGCCCTGCAGGCCCCGTCGGTCGTCGCGGCGGAGGCCGGAGCCAACCGCTTCCGAAAAGCGGCTGCCGACGTGTACGCCCAGTACGAATCGCTGCTGGCTGAGAACAATGCCCTGGACTTCGACGACCTGCTGATGCGGATGGCCTTCGTCCTGCGGGACAACCCCCAGGTGCGACAGACCCTCTCCGACCGCTACCGCTACGTCCTCATTGACGAGTACCAGGACACCAACCACGCGCAGTACCTGCTGGCCGACGCCATCGCCAAGCCCCACGGAAACATCTGCGTCACCGGCGACCCCGACCAGAGCATCTACGCCTGGCGCGGCGCCGACATCAACAATATCCTCGAGTTCGAGCGAGACTACCCCCAGGCCCTGGTCGTGCGCCTGGAAGAGAACTATCGCTCGACCGCCCCGATCCTGGCGGCGGCCTCGCGGCTGATCGCCCACAACCACCAGCGCAAAAAGAAAGAGCTCTTCACCCGCCGCGGCGGCGGGGCCGACGTACACGTGCTCTCGACCGATGATGAGCACGCCGAGGCGCGCGAGATCGTCAAGCGCGTCCGCGGCGCCATCGACGCCGGACGCAGCGGCGGCGACATCGCCGTCTTCTACCGCGTCAACAGCCTCTCGCGCGTGCTCGAAGATGCGATGATGAAGGCCGCAGTCCCCTACCGCGTCGCTCGCGGCGTGGAGTTCTACAACCGCAAGGAAATCAAGGACGTGCTGGCGTACCTGCGCCTGCTGGTCAATCCCGCTGACGACCTCTCCTGCCTGCGCGTCATCAATATCCCCGCCCGGCGCATCGGCACAACGACCATCGACCGGCTGGCGGAGATGGCCGCGACCAGGAACCTCTCGCTCATCGACGCCTGCCGTCTGGCCGACCAGGCGGGCTTGCAGCAACCCACGGCCGCTCGCGTGCGGGCCTTCGCGGCGCTGATCGACGAGTTGACGGCGGCTATCGACCAACCCGTCGCCGACGTGGTGCGCGATGTCATCACCCGCAGCGGCCTGGAGGCGATGTTGCACGAAGGGCAGGAAGAAACCGCCCAGGCCCGCTCCAACGTGGGCGAGTTGATCAGCGCTGCGGCCGAGTTCGACTCTGTCAGCGAAGGCGGCGGCCTGTCGGACTATCTGCACCAGGTGGCGTTGGTCAGCGACGTAGACCGCCTGGACGAATCGGGCGGGGCTGTCACGCTGATGACGCTGCACGCGGCCAAGGGGCTGGAGTTTCCGGTGGTCTTTATCGCCGGCTGCGAGGAGGGCCTGCTGCCCTTCCAGCGGATGGAGAAGGTTGCGGGGATGGGGATGGAGTCGGCCCTGAACGTGGTGGACCTGGAGGAGGAGCGGCGGCTGGCGTTTGTGGGGATGACGCGGGCGAAGGAGGAGTTGTATCTCAGCCACGCGGTGCAGCGCATGGTGCGGGGCATGACCTCGCGCCAAGTGCCCTCGCCGTTCCTGGGCGAGCTGTCCGGCCCCAGCGTGACGCATGATGACCTCACGACCCCGCCGGACCTGCAGCCGCGGCGCCCGTCGCGCGGCGGGTATTATGATGATGTCGAGAACCGCCGGCGCATCGAGGCCTTCAGCGACGATCAGGACAGCCGGGGGTATGAAGAAGACGCCGATGAGACAGGCCACGGCGAAGGCTTTCCGCCCGAGTACGAGTTCCTCCAGAGCGGCAGTCTGGTGCGGCATCCCAAGTTCGGCGTCGGGCGAGTGGTGCAGATCAAGCAGCCTTGGCCCGAGACGCGAGCGATCATCGACTTCCAGACGTTCGGCCGCAAAACCATCGTCCTCCGCGTGGTGCCGCTGAAGGTGCTGTAA
- the efp gene encoding elongation factor P, translating into MGVKAVDLRKGMGVKWEGNACVVHSMQHVAKGNKRSYMQVELRNIKTGQILPNRFRVDEMLDEAYLERKPFEFLYAAGDKHILMDTESFEQIEIPADIIGDRAVFLTANLPVEISFVEGVAVLADLPNTVELKIVETPPEVKGATAQAQLKEATCEGGARIRVPSFIALGEVVKVDTRTGEYLGRA; encoded by the coding sequence ATGGGAGTCAAAGCTGTAGATTTGCGCAAAGGGATGGGCGTCAAGTGGGAAGGCAACGCGTGCGTGGTGCATTCGATGCAGCACGTGGCCAAGGGCAATAAGCGCTCGTACATGCAGGTCGAGTTGCGCAACATCAAGACCGGGCAGATCCTGCCCAACCGCTTCCGCGTCGATGAGATGCTTGATGAGGCATACCTGGAACGCAAACCCTTCGAGTTCCTCTATGCCGCCGGCGACAAGCATATTTTGATGGACACCGAGTCGTTCGAGCAGATCGAGATCCCCGCCGACATCATCGGCGACCGGGCCGTCTTCCTCACCGCCAACCTGCCCGTCGAAATTTCCTTCGTCGAGGGCGTGGCCGTGCTGGCGGACCTGCCCAACACCGTCGAGCTCAAGATCGTCGAGACCCCGCCGGAAGTCAAAGGCGCCACCGCCCAGGCCCAGCTCAAAGAAGCCACCTGCGAAGGCGGCGCCCGCATCCGCGTGCCGTCGTTCATCGCCCTGGGCGAAGTCGTCAAAGTCGACACCCGCACCGGCGAATACCTCGGCCGGGCGTAG
- a CDS encoding IS1595 family transposase, whose protein sequence is MEEHYPKSLEEFEEQFGTPQQCWQYLFELRWPTGFVCPRCDGRRYWRRKSDLLICPECGFQASVTAGTIFQDTHKPLSTWFRAMWWVTSQKNGTSALGLQRVLGLGSYRTAWAWLHKLRRAMVRPGRDRLHGLVQVDETYWGGLEEGRQGREPGKKALIGVAVERDGRKCGRVRMRRIQDASATSLHAFVTDSVEPGSAVETDGWSGYSGLRSLGYKHQPGKQGRLDVPGAEEDLLPYAHRVISLLKRWLLGTHQGAISADHLDYYLDEFAFRFYRRTSNYRGKLFYRLVQQAAQVAPAPYRSLIQHVRGRQPKL, encoded by the coding sequence ATGGAAGAGCATTATCCAAAGTCGCTGGAAGAGTTTGAGGAGCAGTTCGGCACTCCGCAACAGTGCTGGCAGTATCTGTTCGAGCTCCGCTGGCCGACCGGCTTTGTCTGCCCTCGGTGCGATGGGCGACGATACTGGCGAAGAAAGAGCGACTTGCTGATCTGTCCCGAGTGTGGTTTTCAGGCGTCGGTAACGGCCGGCACCATCTTCCAGGACACCCACAAGCCATTGAGCACGTGGTTTCGCGCCATGTGGTGGGTGACCAGCCAGAAGAATGGCACCAGCGCCTTGGGCCTGCAGCGCGTGTTGGGGCTGGGCAGCTACCGAACGGCTTGGGCATGGTTGCATAAGTTACGGCGGGCCATGGTTCGTCCCGGCCGAGATCGTCTGCACGGGCTGGTTCAGGTAGATGAAACATATTGGGGCGGCCTGGAGGAAGGGCGCCAAGGCCGAGAACCAGGCAAAAAGGCACTCATCGGGGTTGCGGTAGAGCGAGATGGTCGCAAATGTGGACGAGTCCGCATGCGCCGGATACAGGACGCGTCGGCGACCAGTCTTCACGCCTTCGTCACAGACAGTGTGGAACCCGGTAGCGCTGTGGAGACCGATGGATGGTCCGGATACAGCGGCTTGAGGTCCTTGGGCTACAAGCATCAGCCTGGCAAGCAGGGCCGACTGGACGTGCCTGGCGCGGAGGAGGATCTACTTCCGTACGCCCACCGCGTCATCTCTCTGCTGAAGCGATGGCTACTGGGGACGCATCAAGGCGCGATCAGTGCTGATCATCTGGACTACTACCTCGATGAGTTCGCCTTCCGGTTTTACCGCCGGACCTCTAATTACCGCGGCAAGCTGTTCTATCGTTTGGTTCAGCAGGCTGCACAAGTGGCCCCGGCGCCCTACCGGTCGCTGATCCAACACGTCCGGGGGAGGCAGCCCAAGCTGTAG
- a CDS encoding nucleotide sugar dehydrogenase, with amino-acid sequence MSKELVNKIRSKKATVGVVGLGYVGLPLVREFTGSGVNVMGFDVDPEKVKALKAGKSYIEHIPSAVVKKMIAGGLFEPTTDFARMKEADCILICVPTPLTKMREPDMTYIEATAAAIAKTLRKGQLIVLESTTYPGTTREVMLPVLEAGGLKAGKDFYLAFSPEREDPGNKNFSTRTIPKVVGGFDKASLDAAVACYEQALETVVPVSSCEAAEACKILENTYRCVNIAMVNELKILFDRMGIDIWEVIRAASTKPFGFTAFYPGPGLGGHCIPIDPFYLSWKARQYGMSTRFIELAGEINVSMPQYVINKLMYALNWRGKALKGSKVLVLGLAYKKDIDDVRESPSLELIELLEYRGAKVDYNDPHVPRTHKMREHDLKKTSKKLSAKMLAAYDAVVISTDHSSYDYQAIVDSAQLVIDTRNATKKVKGGKNKIVKA; translated from the coding sequence ATGTCCAAAGAGCTGGTGAACAAGATCAGAAGCAAGAAGGCCACCGTCGGCGTGGTAGGTCTGGGTTATGTGGGGCTGCCACTGGTGCGGGAATTCACCGGTTCAGGCGTCAACGTCATGGGGTTCGACGTCGATCCGGAAAAGGTCAAGGCCCTCAAGGCCGGCAAGAGCTACATCGAGCACATCCCCTCGGCCGTCGTCAAGAAGATGATCGCCGGCGGCCTCTTCGAGCCGACCACCGATTTTGCCCGCATGAAAGAGGCCGACTGCATCCTCATCTGCGTGCCCACGCCGCTGACGAAGATGCGGGAACCGGATATGACCTATATCGAGGCCACCGCCGCCGCCATCGCCAAGACGCTGCGAAAAGGCCAGTTGATCGTCCTGGAGTCCACCACCTATCCCGGGACCACGCGCGAGGTCATGCTTCCGGTCCTCGAGGCCGGCGGTCTCAAGGCGGGCAAGGACTTCTACCTGGCCTTCTCGCCCGAACGAGAAGACCCGGGCAATAAGAACTTTTCCACGCGAACTATTCCCAAGGTCGTCGGCGGGTTCGACAAAGCCTCGCTTGACGCGGCTGTAGCATGCTACGAGCAAGCGCTGGAGACGGTCGTGCCCGTCAGCAGTTGCGAGGCCGCCGAGGCGTGCAAGATCCTCGAGAACACCTATCGCTGCGTCAATATCGCGATGGTCAACGAGCTGAAGATCCTCTTCGACCGCATGGGGATCGACATCTGGGAAGTGATCCGTGCGGCCTCGACCAAACCCTTCGGTTTCACGGCGTTCTATCCAGGCCCGGGCCTGGGCGGGCACTGCATTCCGATCGACCCGTTCTACCTGTCGTGGAAGGCCCGCCAGTACGGCATGAGCACGCGGTTCATCGAGCTGGCCGGCGAAATCAACGTCTCGATGCCGCAGTACGTCATCAACAAGCTGATGTACGCCCTGAACTGGCGCGGCAAGGCCCTCAAAGGCTCGAAGGTGCTGGTGCTGGGCCTGGCGTATAAGAAGGATATCGACGACGTTCGCGAGAGCCCCTCGCTGGAGCTGATCGAGCTGCTGGAATATCGCGGCGCCAAGGTCGACTACAACGACCCGCACGTGCCCCGCACTCACAAGATGCGCGAGCACGACCTCAAGAAGACCTCCAAGAAGCTCTCCGCCAAAATGCTGGCTGCATATGACGCGGTGGTCATCAGCACCGACCACAGCTCGTACGATTACCAGGCCATCGTCGACAGCGCCCAACTGGTCATCGACACCCGAAACGCGACCAAGAAGGTCAAAGGCGGAAAGAACAAGATCGTCAAGGCGTAA
- a CDS encoding YbaK/EbsC family protein, translated as MDIERYIKDSGAQYEKHEHPTAYTAQELAAEEHVPGDAVAKAVAVAADDRCVLAVLPATHKIDLDRLAEALNARHCVLVNEDRMADLFPDVELGAEPPFGQPYGLETVVDEPLTRCKTITFNAGSHNLAIRMRFDDYRKLAQPKVAEFSKHI; from the coding sequence ATGGATATCGAACGGTACATCAAGGACTCCGGAGCCCAGTACGAAAAGCATGAGCATCCGACGGCGTATACGGCCCAGGAACTGGCGGCCGAGGAGCATGTGCCCGGCGATGCGGTGGCCAAGGCCGTCGCCGTGGCGGCAGACGATCGCTGCGTGCTGGCGGTGCTTCCGGCGACGCATAAGATCGACTTGGACCGCCTGGCCGAGGCGCTGAACGCCCGCCACTGCGTCCTGGTAAACGAGGACAGGATGGCCGATCTGTTCCCGGACGTGGAGTTGGGCGCCGAGCCGCCGTTCGGCCAACCGTACGGACTGGAGACGGTCGTCGACGAACCGCTGACGCGATGCAAGACGATCACCTTCAACGCCGGCTCGCACAACCTGGCGATCCGCATGCGCTTCGACGACTACCGCAAACTCGCCCAACCCAAAGTCGCGGAGTTTTCGAAGCACATCTAA
- a CDS encoding type II toxin-antitoxin system RelE/ParE family toxin — protein MEYTDEFGQWWETLEPSEQACLEASVRLLEHSGPQLSRPHADTINGSRHSNMKELRTQCKGRPLRTFFAFDPRRCAILLIGGDKTGDDRFYDRMIPLADALFDDYLDELREEGLI, from the coding sequence GTGGAATACACAGACGAGTTCGGTCAGTGGTGGGAAACGCTTGAGCCTTCCGAGCAGGCATGCCTTGAGGCGAGCGTCCGGCTGCTGGAGCATTCAGGCCCGCAATTGTCGCGTCCTCACGCTGATACGATTAATGGCTCTCGGCACTCGAACATGAAAGAGTTGCGAACGCAGTGCAAGGGACGGCCGTTGCGAACTTTCTTTGCTTTCGACCCACGACGTTGCGCGATTCTTCTGATCGGCGGCGACAAGACGGGCGACGACCGCTTTTATGATCGCATGATCCCTCTAGCCGATGCGTTATTTGATGATTATCTGGATGAACTGAGGGAAGAAGGATTGATCTGA
- a CDS encoding sigma factor-like helix-turn-helix DNA-binding protein, whose amino-acid sequence MAQKILQDLNQSAAPKRAYTDGDLATVLQAPAYPSMAEPSPPLREMSVTQLAAPRRAQRIMLDLGITTIGQLLDTPVRNLMSQWSFAEQSFARLQQQLVRLMFPQADPGSHEVDYASYAAMVASIIKPAISNRRMAQIVQARLGSEGKPQTLAALGRTYDITRERVRQIEQVGMEQLKAATTRRRMARFWKEVWTILESWKRPYPISRLAKSLATRMAWSEPPPVRSLQRLLELHAELERDSDGNVWTKGSACE is encoded by the coding sequence TTGGCCCAGAAGATTCTCCAGGACCTCAATCAATCGGCCGCTCCGAAGCGTGCGTATACCGATGGCGACCTGGCGACCGTTCTGCAGGCGCCGGCGTATCCGTCGATGGCCGAACCATCGCCCCCGCTGCGCGAGATGAGCGTCACGCAACTGGCCGCCCCGCGGCGGGCCCAGCGAATCATGCTCGACCTGGGGATTACCACCATCGGGCAACTGCTTGATACGCCCGTGCGGAACCTGATGTCCCAGTGGAGCTTTGCCGAACAATCTTTCGCACGCCTGCAGCAGCAGCTCGTGCGACTGATGTTCCCCCAGGCTGACCCGGGCAGCCACGAGGTCGATTACGCCTCGTACGCCGCCATGGTCGCCAGCATCATCAAACCGGCAATCTCAAACCGCCGCATGGCCCAGATCGTGCAGGCGCGGTTGGGCAGCGAAGGCAAACCCCAGACGCTGGCCGCGCTGGGCAGAACGTACGACATCACGCGCGAGCGCGTGCGGCAGATCGAGCAGGTTGGCATGGAGCAGCTCAAGGCCGCCACGACGCGCCGCCGAATGGCACGGTTCTGGAAGGAAGTCTGGACCATTCTCGAATCATGGAAGCGGCCTTACCCGATCTCGCGGCTGGCCAAGAGCCTGGCCACGCGGATGGCTTGGAGCGAGCCGCCGCCGGTGCGCTCGCTGCAGCGGTTGCTGGAATTGCACGCGGAGTTGGAACGGGACAGCGACGGTAACGTCTGGACGAAGGGGTCCGCTTGCGAGTAA
- a CDS encoding helix-turn-helix domain-containing protein: protein MPELREKHLLTTGDVARICHVAPRTVSKWFDTGKLRGFRIPLSRERRIPMENLIRFMHEYGLPLTELRRGPCRVLAVGADGLEQMKDRLGDDESFEVHLTCGAFEAGLLTHRLRPDVLVIDLDTVAAQAPVLCRDARRNSGLQVRIIVVASESRRSQVAALALTDNGQWLVRPYPIEQLIESIKAAAPTP, encoded by the coding sequence ATGCCGGAACTGAGGGAAAAACACCTGTTAACGACAGGCGACGTGGCGCGCATCTGCCACGTGGCGCCGCGGACGGTCAGCAAGTGGTTCGACACCGGAAAACTGCGCGGATTTCGCATCCCGCTCAGCCGCGAGCGCCGCATCCCGATGGAGAACCTCATCCGCTTCATGCACGAGTACGGCTTGCCGCTGACGGAACTGCGCCGCGGTCCCTGCCGCGTCCTTGCCGTCGGCGCCGACGGGCTGGAACAGATGAAGGATCGCCTCGGCGACGATGAGAGTTTTGAAGTACACCTCACCTGCGGGGCCTTCGAGGCCGGTCTGCTCACGCACCGCCTGCGCCCCGACGTGCTGGTGATAGATCTGGACACGGTCGCCGCCCAGGCGCCCGTGCTCTGCCGTGACGCACGGCGAAACTCCGGGCTGCAGGTCCGCATCATCGTCGTCGCAAGCGAGAGCCGCCGCAGCCAGGTCGCGGCGCTGGCCCTGACCGACAACGGCCAGTGGCTGGTGCGGCCTTACCCGATCGAACAGTTGATCGAGTCGATCAAGGCCGCCGCTCCCACACCCTGA
- a CDS encoding response regulator, translating into MATATQRRTVLVVDDEPALRDLLTDALDSENCRIITAASGREALQRAAIHPPDLIVADLNLGDCTGLDVLDALDAGVPAVVITGRPDAAAMTEASRRRPLEIMSKPLDIERLRQTVSAALAQKDNQTLARRRSIQLRRLARHSNLQRKSVTRQLETTCAELTAAYRSLSSRMARQQMVIEYQSELILARTDDDIFRSLFKLIVGQSGAVFGAAMVCDGSAQLQIAGRFGVPTPDGFNFCSRLTRPIIESVLAEPICQVIDAGMRAEEFDPAIRNFLPGLTVLAVPLVPAAGEMIGLVVLYRKGEQPFTDDDVALAEMIALPTALAVRGNE; encoded by the coding sequence ATGGCAACGGCGACACAACGCAGAACGGTGCTGGTGGTCGATGACGAGCCCGCCCTGCGCGATCTGTTGACCGACGCCCTCGACAGCGAAAATTGCCGAATCATCACCGCCGCCAGCGGCAGAGAAGCCCTCCAGCGAGCCGCCATCCATCCCCCGGACCTGATCGTCGCCGACTTGAACCTGGGCGACTGCACCGGCCTGGACGTGCTTGACGCCCTCGACGCGGGCGTTCCTGCCGTGGTCATCACCGGGCGCCCTGACGCCGCCGCGATGACCGAAGCCTCGCGTCGCCGCCCGCTGGAGATCATGTCAAAGCCCCTGGACATCGAGCGCCTGCGGCAGACCGTCTCGGCCGCCCTGGCCCAGAAGGACAACCAGACCCTCGCGCGGCGCCGGAGCATCCAGCTGCGACGCCTCGCCCGCCACAGCAACCTCCAGCGAAAGAGCGTCACCCGCCAGCTCGAAACCACCTGCGCCGAGCTGACAGCCGCCTACCGCTCGCTCAGCTCCCGCATGGCCCGCCAGCAGATGGTGATCGAATACCAGAGCGAACTGATCCTCGCCCGCACCGACGACGATATCTTCCGCTCGCTGTTCAAGCTGATCGTCGGGCAAAGCGGGGCGGTGTTCGGGGCGGCTATGGTGTGCGACGGTTCAGCCCAGTTGCAGATCGCCGGGCGCTTCGGCGTGCCCACGCCCGACGGCTTCAATTTCTGCAGTCGGCTTACCAGGCCGATCATCGAATCGGTGCTGGCCGAACCCATCTGCCAGGTGATTGACGCGGGAATGCGGGCCGAGGAGTTCGACCCGGCCATCCGAAATTTCCTGCCCGGTCTGACGGTGCTGGCTGTCCCGCTGGTCCCCGCCGCCGGCGAAATGATCGGCCTGGTGGTCCTCTACCGCAAAGGCGAACAACCCTTCACCGACGACGACGTCGCCCTGGCCGAAATGATCGCCCTGCCCACCGCCCTGGCCGTCCGCGGCAACGAGTAG
- a CDS encoding XRE family transcriptional regulator codes for MAHHPFKKLREKMTPEQLAQADALANEMMAEMLLAEIRKYVGLTQEELASKLGITQPSLSKLENQDDMQITTLRRLVEAMGGELEIIVRLPRGDIGVRFKKAS; via the coding sequence ATGGCACACCATCCTTTCAAGAAGCTGCGAGAGAAGATGACGCCCGAGCAACTGGCCCAAGCGGACGCTCTGGCCAATGAGATGATGGCCGAGATGTTGCTTGCCGAAATTCGCAAGTATGTCGGCCTGACGCAGGAAGAGCTTGCGTCAAAACTGGGCATCACTCAGCCGAGCTTGTCGAAGCTCGAGAACCAGGACGACATGCAGATCACCACGCTACGACGTCTGGTTGAGGCCATGGGCGGCGAGCTGGAAATTATCGTGCGTCTTCCGCGCGGGGACATCGGAGTGCGCTTCAAGAAAGCGTCATAG